From a region of the Marasmius oreades isolate 03SP1 chromosome 7, whole genome shotgun sequence genome:
- a CDS encoding uncharacterized protein (CAZy:AA7), whose amino-acid sequence MLLSVPSSSAMVSRTLLFLLASSLYLGVLGQEPDTKGADGSACCNALRAELPPSVGVFARGTPEYDSRHQTYYSLQQQELFPNCTVKPNSAQDVSLVLKIAKAHQCVFAVASGGHMSWKGSSNIDGGFVIDMRALNQIDISVKDQTVKLGPGSQWTTVYAAMAPFNVTTTGARINSVGVGGFLLGGGIAFASVTKGFAADNVFNYEIVLADGSITTASKTKNADLFWALKLGSTNYGIVTRYDMTTSPSAVIWGAVSAYPITNQSVSELLSDFQTYGHDTKNTKNFKSVAFAQSGGVGSLSTVQANLDGIPQPPGTSVAPSVHAELVGTTHDVIDQVIAGALAATARAHWFTFTTKIDQQFFKDLYAQANQIFTPLNNRAGLSWFISFQALQKSYIAKTAGTPIFNTLNQSNDDLVINLILVTWTDPADELVMRKATDSLGTWSETEARKRGLLNDFVYLNYANEEQHIYDRSVTPDDLDKMRAVQKKYDPSGTFVNLWRGGYKVPKAGYHGAETTTGVEEENQRLATRHGKSDEL is encoded by the exons ATGTTGTTGTCTgttccttcttcctccgctATGGTATCTCGCACACTTTTATTTCTACTGGCATCTTCACTCTACCTTGGGGTATTGGGTCAAGAGCCTGATACTAAGGGAGCGGATGGGAGTGCTTGC TGCAATGCTCTCCGCGCTGAGCTGCCACCCTCAGTGGGAGTCTTCGCACGCGGTACTCCCGAATATGACTCTCGTCACCAGACGTATTACTCCCTCCAGCAACAGGAACTGTTTCCGAATTGCACAGTCAAGCCGAACTCTGCCCAGGACGTTTCCCTTGTGCTAAAGATTGCGAAAGCCCATCAATGTGTATTTGCGGTCGCGTCTGGTGGACATATGTCGTGGAAAGGATCCTCCAACATCGACGGTGGATTTGTTATTGATATGAGGGCTTTGAACCAGATTGACATCTCTGTCAAGGACCAGACGGTCAAGTTGGGACCCGGATCACAGTGGACAACTGTCTACGCTGCCATGGCCCCATTCAATGTGACTACCACTGGTGCCCGAATCAATTCCGTTGGTGTCGGTGGCTTCCTTTTGGGAG GTGGTATAGCATTCGCATCTGTTACCAAAGGTTTTGCCGCAGACAACGTCTTCAACTACGAAATCGTCCTCGCGGACGGATCCATAACCACCGCGAGCAAGACCAAGAATGCGGATCTATTCTGGGCACTGAAACTCGGCAGCACGAACTATGGTATCGTCACGCGGTACGACATGACCACTTCCCCATCGGCTGTGATATGGGGAGCTGTTAGTGCATATCCCATCACCAACCAAAGCGTATCGGAACTTCTTTCGGATTTCCAGACATACGGACACGATACCAAGAATACTAAAAACTTCAAATCAGTCGCTTTTGCTCAAAGCGGCGGTGTAGGGTCTCTTTCGACGGTTCAGGCCAATCTCGATGGGATACCTCAGCCTCCTGGCACGTCTGTCGCACCCTCTGTTCATGCGGAGCTCGTGGGCACTACTCATGACGTCATAGACCAAGTTATCGCAGGTGCACTCGCAGCTACAGCCCGGGCACATTGGTTTACTTTCACGACCAAGATCGATCAACAGTTCTTCAAAGATCTGTATGCACAAGCGAACCAAATCTTCACGCCACTGAACAACCGGGCTGGACTTAGTTGGTTTATTAGCTTCCAAGCCCTCCAGAAGAGTTACATCGCAAAAACAGCTGGCACCCCGATCTTCAACACATTGAATCAGTCGAACGATGATCTTGTCA TTAATCTTATCCTTGTCACTTGGACGGATCCTGCTGATGAACTTGTCATGAGGAAAGCCACCGACTCCCTTGGCACTTGGAGTGAAACCGAAGCTCGAAAACGTGGCCtattgaacgacttcgtATATTTGAACTACGCCAATGAGGAGCAGCATATATATGATCGTTCAGTCACACCGGATGATTTGGATAAGATGCGCGCGGTGCAAAAGAAGTACGATCCGTCGGGGACGTTTGTCAATTTGTGGAGGGGTGGCTACAAGGTACCGAAGGCTGGTTATCACGGCGCTGAAACCACCACTGGAGTCGAGGAAGAAAACCAACGCTT GGCCACCCGGCACGGGAAGAGCGACGAGTTATAG
- a CDS encoding uncharacterized protein (MEROPS:MER0034727) has protein sequence MGFTLLALLTALVLARGTLAADIVDTGYAEYLGNRTFPNAVAYLGIPYAEPPLGERRFRAPLPLNTTRIAEESKGQVVDATKYPDACIQGPIGGTDQGGAGSEDCLKVNIYAPAGAKKGQKLPVLVYIHGGGYIFGNPSNWPLDHWIRQSPNVVIVSVYYRLDAFGFLTTPEFSDPKNGDLNAGFLDQIQALKWVKGNIASFGGDPSKVTINGESAGGGSVQHHLVANEGERLFSGAIAQSVYRTPTPTPDQQKPLFDLFVTQASCNTGDLTQKLSCLRKASVSILARAQEAARTLGGEYNSFHPVVDGKVILGNPTTLIKEGKFTKVPVIVGSTSNETVAGGTDPAATLKRTFPGLTDEDVQDILEVAPLSDFTNPAQQFQVVTGESLLICAREVIGGAYSTAPKSWTYRYNQRNPTSGGVGVGHAAENWMMFLGTNTGVNGTNTFTPMTPVENAFAEELIAYWLSFVRAGDPNTFKLSRSPHWPQYTLAGDGGSTKQRIVLQQDPKNTTTRSGSFIEQEPQKESKRCQVVASKSEQEQN, from the exons ATGGGCTTCACCTTACTTGCTCTTCTCACTGCGTTGGTACTGGCCAGAGGCACGCTCGCGGCCGACATCGTCGACACTGGATATGCTGAATATCTGGGAAATCGAACGTTTCCGAATGCTGTAGCATACCTTGGTATTCCATATGCAGAACCGCCTCTCGGTGAACGACGATTCCGAGCTCCATTACCTCTCAATACCACCAGGATTGCGGAAGAGTCGAAGGGTCAGGTCGTGGACGCTACAAAATACCCAGATGCTTGCATTCAAGGACCGATTGGGG GAACCGACCAAGGAGGTGCTGGGAGCGAGGACTGTCTCAAGGTCAACATTTATGCTCCAGCGGGTGCGAAAAAGGGACAGAAAT TACCTGTGCTTGTCTATATCCATGGAGGAG GATACATCTTCGGAAATCCCAGTAACTGGCCTTTAGATCATTGGATTCGTCAAAGCCCAAATGTTGTCATCGTCTCCGTCTACTACCGGCTAGATGCGTTCGGGTTCCTCACTACTCCAGAGTTCTCTGATCCAAAGAACGGCGATCTCAATGCTGGCTTCTTGGACCAGATCCAGGCTTTGAAATGGGTCAAGGGGAATATCGCTTCATTTGGAGGAGATCCCTCCAAGGTGACAATCAATGGGGAAAGTGCTGGGGGTGGATCGGTGCAACATCATCTCGTTGCCAATGAAGGCGAACGACTTTTCTCCGGAGCTATCGCACAGAGTGTGTACAGAACCCCAACTCCCACACCTGACCAACAAAAG CCTCTCTTTGACCTCTTCGTGACCCAAGCTAGCTGCAACACAGGTGACCTTACTCAGAAATTGTCTTGCCTCAGAAAGGCTAGCGTGAGTATTTTGGCTCGTGCTCAGGAGGCGGCAAGGACCCT CGGCGGTGAATACAACTCCTTTCATCCTGTTGTTGATGGGAAAGTCATCCTCGGCAATCCCACTACGCTCATCAAAGAGGGAAAGTTCACGAAAGTACCTGTGATTGTTGG CTCGACATCCAACGAGACCGTGGCCGGCGGTACCGATCCTGCGGCTACCCTCAAGCGGACGTTCCCTGGCCTCACCGATGAGGATGTTCAAGATATATTGGAG GTCGCACCGCTGAGTGACTTTACCAATCCAGCACAGCAGTTCCAAGTTGTAACCGGAGAATCGTTGTTAATATGCGCA CGAGAAGTCATAGGCGGTGCATATTCGACAGCGCCCAAGTCTTGGACATATAGGTATAACCAACGCAATCCTACCAGTGGTGGCGTCGGAGTTGGTCATGCTGCCGAGAACTGGATGATGTTTTTGGGTACCAACACTGG GGTGAACGGAACGAATACCTTCACTCCTATGACCCCAGTTGAGAACGCTTTTGCTGAAGAACTGATAGCTTACTGGCTATCCTTTGTGAGAGCTGGCGATCCGAATACGTTCAAGTTGTCGAGATCCCCTCACTGGCCACAATATACTCTTGCTGGCGATGGTGGAAGTACAAAACAACGGATTGTGTTACAACAAGATCCCAAGAACACGACGACACGAAGCGGAAGTTTCATCGAGCAAGAGCCCCAGAAGGAGAGTAAGAGGTGTCAGGTTGTGGCTAGTAAATCTGAGCAGGAGCAAAACTGA